A DNA window from Oncorhynchus tshawytscha isolate Ot180627B linkage group LG13, Otsh_v2.0, whole genome shotgun sequence contains the following coding sequences:
- the LOC112264677 gene encoding thioredoxin-interacting protein gives MVAMPKRVKTFEVIFSDASKAFYCSGDKVAGRIVVEVAEVTRVSAMRVLGVGCAKVEYAKGKQKCREQNEYLRYEEVVQLVDHPADHDGSVVLRPGNKYEYMFGFELPQQGQIVSSYKGKFGYVQYFVKALMERPAQPALECKKHFEVEEPLDVNTPDLLSPTGGMKEKKVTCMFIPDGQVSLNAKIDRKGFCEGEDICICAKFENTCSRIVVPKAAIISKHTYQANGRTKVFRQKLSSVRGNHIISGMCDAWQGKTIRVPKIKPSMLGCNIIRVEYALMIYMHIPGSEKLILELPLVIGTAGLGSRTNSVSSTDGSVSNASASWVSLRMPSAPPSYCDVTRDCRLDQPLTPLLNDYDGDDSPIFMHSSAFQFPPLPAYSEVDEEFNGNTRMLQVC, from the exons ATGGTTGCTATGCCGAAGAGAGTGAAGACTTTCGAGGTCATTTTCAGCGATGCTAGCAAGGCTTTCTACTGCAGTGGAGACAAAGTAGCCGGGAGGATCGTGGTGGAAGTAGCGGAGGTGACCAGAGTCTCGGCTATGAGGGTACTCGGAGTTGGATGCGCCAAAGTGGAATATGCCAAAGGAAAGCAGAAATGCAGAGAGCAGAATGAGTACTTGAGATACGAAGAAGTTGTTCAGCTTGTTGACCACCCAGCTG ATCATGATGGATCAGTTGTCCTAAGACCTGGCAACAAGTACGAGTATATGTTTGGATTTGAGCTCCCCCAGCAAGG GCAGATTGTGTCTTCCTACAAGGGCAAGTTTGGCTATGTCCAGTACTTTGTCAAGGCCTTGATGGAGAGGCCTGCCCAGCCTGCCCTGGAGTGCAAGAAGCACTTTGAGGTGGAGGAGCCCCTGGATGTGAACACCCCAGATCTGCTG tcaccTACAGGTGGCATGAAGGAGAAGAAGGTCACCTGCATGTTCATTCCCGACGGCCAGGTGTCCCTCAACGCCAAGATCGATCGCAAGGGGTTCTGTGAGGGCGAAGACATCTGCATCTGTGCCAAGTTTGAGAACACCTGCTCACGTATTGTGGTGCCCAAGGCAGCCATCATCTCCAAGCATACCTACCAGGCCAATGGCAGGACAAAGGTCTTCCGTCAGAAGCTCTCCTCTGTGCGTGGCAACCACATCATCTCCGGTATGTGCGACGCCTGGCAAGGCAAGACCATCCGTGTGCCCAAGATCAAGCCCTCCATGCTGGGCTGCAACATCATCCGTGTGGAGTACGCCCTCATG ATCTACATGCACATCCCAGGCAGCGAGAAGCTGATCCTGGAGCTGCCGCTGGTCATCGGCACAGCCGGCCTGGGCAGCCGCACCAACAGCGTGAGCAGCACAGACGGCTCGGTCAGCAATGCCTCAGCCAGCTGGGTGTCCCTTCGCATGCCCTCTGCTCCCCCCAGCTACTGCGATGTCACCCGCGACTGCCGCCTGGATCAGCCCCTCACACCCCTGCTGAATGACTACGACGGCGACGACAGCCCCATCTTCATGCACTCCTCAGCCTTCCAGTTTCCACCTCTGCCTGCCTACTCTGAG GTTGATGAGGAGTTCAATGGCAACACTCGCATGCTGCAGGTCTGCTGA